One Aerococcus urinaeequi DNA segment encodes these proteins:
- a CDS encoding carbon starvation protein A: MWTFILGVTALVVGYFTYGRYIEKNFEPNPERTTPAEVLQDGMDFVPMPRWKNGIIELLNIAGTGPVFGPIMGALYGPVAYLWIIFGCIFAGAVHDYMLGMVSLRNNGAQLPALAGKYINKGTMHVVNLFACLLLLLVGTVFVSSPAALIQSLLPGNVALIIIIIAIFIYYIISTVLPIDKAMGKVYPWFGAILIISTLAIGLTLLFGDHSMIELSSATMANFHPKGLAIFPGIFFTISCGAMSGFHATQAPMVSRTMENEREGRFTFYGMMITEGVIAMIWVAASLAIFDGQVLSDMIDAGTASAVVNAVSIELLGPVFGTLAIIGVIVLPLSSGLSAFRSLRIIIADYIHMKQDTLPKIMTITIPIYVISFFLTFVDFNILWRYFNWANQVTAVLALLVTTRYLFLKGRNYFVTLVPGVFMLYAVVVYLLSEPIGFNLGLGNLSYWGGAAITLIILAVYWRQGVKQKEAIDPSSKLINDQLQIHQLYPELVEKNN, translated from the coding sequence ATGTGGACATTTATATTGGGTGTCACCGCTTTAGTTGTAGGATACTTCACCTATGGTCGCTATATCGAGAAAAATTTTGAGCCGAATCCAGAACGGACGACGCCAGCGGAAGTTTTACAGGATGGGATGGACTTTGTGCCTATGCCAAGATGGAAAAACGGTATTATTGAATTATTAAATATCGCTGGTACAGGGCCCGTATTTGGTCCAATCATGGGTGCTTTATATGGCCCAGTCGCTTATTTATGGATCATTTTTGGCTGTATTTTTGCCGGTGCTGTACATGACTATATGTTAGGGATGGTATCACTTAGAAATAATGGGGCACAATTACCCGCTTTAGCAGGTAAGTATATTAATAAAGGGACTATGCATGTAGTCAACTTATTTGCTTGTTTACTATTATTATTGGTAGGTACTGTATTCGTTTCGTCACCAGCAGCGCTTATTCAAAGCTTGTTGCCAGGTAATGTAGCTTTAATTATCATTATAATTGCTATTTTTATTTACTACATTATTTCAACAGTTTTACCAATCGACAAAGCAATGGGGAAAGTATATCCTTGGTTTGGTGCAATACTTATCATTTCAACTTTAGCAATCGGTTTAACATTACTCTTTGGAGACCACTCAATGATTGAATTGTCTTCAGCTACTATGGCGAACTTCCATCCTAAAGGCTTGGCTATTTTCCCAGGAATCTTCTTTACTATTTCTTGTGGTGCTATGTCAGGTTTCCATGCGACTCAAGCACCAATGGTTTCTCGTACAATGGAAAATGAGCGCGAAGGTCGCTTTACTTTCTACGGTATGATGATTACTGAAGGGGTTATCGCTATGATCTGGGTAGCTGCTTCATTAGCCATCTTTGATGGTCAAGTATTGAGTGACATGATTGATGCAGGTACAGCGTCAGCAGTTGTAAATGCTGTTTCAATCGAACTATTAGGACCTGTATTTGGTACTTTGGCAATTATTGGGGTTATTGTACTACCATTATCATCTGGATTATCTGCTTTCCGTTCATTACGTATTATCATTGCAGACTATATTCATATGAAGCAAGATACACTACCAAAAATAATGACAATCACTATTCCAATTTACGTGATTTCATTCTTCTTAACCTTTGTGGACTTTAATATCTTATGGCGTTACTTCAACTGGGCCAACCAAGTTACAGCGGTACTAGCTTTACTAGTAACAACACGCTACTTATTCCTAAAGGGTAGAAATTACTTCGTCACACTAGTGCCAGGTGTCTTTATGTTATATGCCGTTGTAGTCTACTTGTTAAGTGAACCGATCGGCTTTAACCTAGGCTTAGGTAACTTATCTTACTGGGGCGGGGCAGCCATTACACTGATCATACTTGCAGTATATTGGCGCCAAGGTGTTAAACAAAAAGAGGCCATTGACCCAAGTTCAAAACTAATCAATGACCAATTACAAATTCACCAATTATATCCGGAATTGGTTGAGAAAAATAACTAA
- the gloB gene encoding hydroxyacylglutathione hydrolase, giving the protein MNIFPIHALADNYIWMIEDTDSVVVVDPGEAAEVLSYIKVEKPSQITILLTHKHDDHIGGVAEIIQAYPETKIYGPSEVPGFDDMTILEDGSQVDILGHTVTALLSAGHTAGHLAYIVDNQFLFSGDAMFSAGCGRVFTGDYQAAFDALETFSRLDDDIAVFAGHEYTLTNLKFAHSILPENEVFAEALGQAEVLNAANHPTYPSTIAREKIINIFMQAEDVTAFKDLRNLRDNF; this is encoded by the coding sequence ATGAATATTTTCCCAATACATGCATTAGCAGATAATTATATTTGGATGATTGAAGATACAGATAGTGTTGTGGTTGTTGACCCCGGTGAAGCAGCAGAAGTTTTATCTTATATCAAAGTAGAAAAACCGAGCCAAATTACTATTTTATTAACACATAAACATGACGATCATATTGGTGGTGTAGCGGAAATTATCCAGGCCTACCCAGAAACTAAAATCTATGGTCCAAGTGAAGTGCCAGGTTTCGATGATATGACAATTTTAGAAGATGGTAGTCAGGTAGATATTTTAGGCCATACAGTAACTGCCTTACTTTCGGCGGGCCATACAGCTGGTCACTTAGCCTATATTGTGGATAATCAATTTCTGTTTTCAGGTGATGCTATGTTCTCAGCGGGATGTGGTCGCGTGTTTACAGGTGATTACCAAGCAGCGTTTGATGCCTTAGAAACTTTTAGCCGTTTAGACGATGACATCGCTGTATTTGCAGGACACGAGTACACCTTAACCAATTTAAAATTCGCACATTCAATACTTCCTGAAAATGAAGTATTTGCTGAAGCCTTAGGGCAAGCAGAAGTTTTAAATGCTGCAAACCATCCTACCTATCCTTCAACTATTGCTAGAGAAAAAATCATTAATATTTTTATGCAAGCAGAAGATGTCACAGCTTTTAAAGATTTAAGAAATTTACGGGATAATTTTTAA
- a CDS encoding pyridoxal phosphate-dependent aminotransferase, producing MTKSQNKTVIDMEPSGIRRFFDIANEIEGVISLGVGEPDFPTPWSIREEAIRAIRKSKTYYTANAGLIELRRAISKYVDRKYDLDYDPDTEVIVTVGGSEAIDLACRGLINPGDEVLCMDPSYVSYTPSIELAGGIPVPVKLPSEHDFILQPENIEALITDKTKAIILNYPNNPTGAAATREELEKLADVIKKHDLYVLTDEIYSEIWYAKDKYTSIASFEGMKERTIYINGFAKAFSMTGWRIGYLCGPEVLVEQMLKIHQFTIMAAPTVSQYASVVALEDCDDDVEAMRKDYLKRRNFLLGRFRDMGLPCFVPRGAFYTFPDIREFDMTSEEFAIALLDAKKLAVVPGSAFGEGGEGFLRISYAYSIKELTIAMDKIEEFVTELRNK from the coding sequence ATGACAAAATCTCAAAATAAAACCGTAATTGACATGGAACCTTCTGGTATCCGACGTTTTTTCGACATTGCCAATGAAATCGAAGGCGTGATTTCGCTTGGTGTAGGGGAGCCTGACTTTCCAACGCCTTGGTCAATTCGTGAAGAAGCGATTCGGGCCATTAGAAAAAGTAAAACTTATTATACTGCCAATGCAGGTTTAATTGAATTGCGACGTGCGATTTCAAAATATGTAGACCGCAAATATGACTTGGATTATGATCCAGATACGGAAGTGATTGTCACTGTTGGTGGTTCTGAAGCCATTGATCTTGCTTGTCGTGGATTAATTAACCCAGGTGATGAAGTATTATGTATGGATCCGTCTTACGTATCTTACACACCGTCAATTGAGCTTGCTGGCGGGATTCCCGTACCAGTGAAGCTACCAAGTGAGCACGACTTTATTTTACAGCCGGAAAATATTGAAGCATTAATTACAGATAAGACAAAGGCTATTATTTTAAACTATCCAAACAACCCAACTGGGGCAGCGGCAACGCGTGAAGAGTTGGAAAAGTTGGCTGACGTCATTAAGAAACATGATTTATATGTCTTAACGGATGAAATCTATTCTGAAATCTGGTACGCCAAAGATAAATACACATCAATCGCTTCGTTTGAAGGGATGAAAGAACGGACAATCTACATCAACGGATTTGCTAAAGCCTTCTCAATGACAGGGTGGCGAATTGGTTACCTGTGTGGACCAGAAGTCTTAGTGGAACAAATGTTGAAAATCCACCAGTTCACGATTATGGCCGCACCAACTGTATCGCAATATGCGTCAGTTGTGGCTTTAGAAGATTGTGATGACGATGTAGAAGCGATGCGGAAAGACTATTTAAAACGGCGTAACTTCTTATTAGGCCGATTCCGTGATATGGGCCTTCCTTGTTTCGTACCACGTGGGGCTTTCTATACCTTCCCTGACATTCGTGAATTTGATATGACCAGTGAAGAATTTGCCATAGCACTCCTTGATGCGAAGAAACTGGCGGTTGTGCCAGGTTCAGCATTTGGTGAGGGTGGGGAAGGATTCTTACGTATCTCATACGCTTACTCAATTAAAGAATTGACGATTGCCATGGACAAAATAGAAGAATTTGTTACCGAGCTAAGAAACAAATAA
- a CDS encoding putative glycoside hydrolase produces the protein MKDNQSNSNPDIKTTLDPKNEGPKFNWKLVLGLLTAIVLGLALIFGIRTDWYGLANENNQEQTASNESSSEQNAESTSESGESTEASDEDASAAATSGESDGTQLPNVSTEAKALLNQPKNLPSKFQYDSGYDIPYPEDGVKGIYLSAIGATDQALFDENMALLDETNLNSVVLDVKDDYGNITMDLPSEDDTVNNNETDSIDGEGIMQTFQDKQIYPIARITTFKDTNLANADPSRSFLTESGEVWTNDGGDAFLNPYNKDNWEYLVEVAKSAARAGYKDIQFDYVRFPEGFETFGETLTYDMGDYAEYGKASTEARQMVIADFLAYAREELEPYGVDVSADIFGYVTDVVATPGIGQNYNMIAENVDVISSMIYPSHWGPGYFDLDYPDLYPYEVVQAYMEKENALNAELEDAPVSRPWLQDFTASYLTEGTYAEYGAAEVQEQIDAVIESGANEYLLWDASNTYTRGVDYK, from the coding sequence TTGAAAGACAATCAATCCAATTCAAATCCGGATATTAAGACAACTTTAGACCCAAAAAACGAAGGACCTAAATTCAATTGGAAACTTGTTTTAGGGCTACTCACAGCCATTGTATTAGGTTTAGCCTTAATCTTTGGCATTCGAACAGACTGGTATGGCTTAGCCAATGAAAATAACCAAGAACAAACCGCAAGTAATGAAAGTTCGTCTGAACAAAATGCTGAATCTACCAGTGAATCTGGTGAATCAACTGAAGCAAGTGATGAAGATGCTAGCGCTGCAGCAACAAGCGGTGAAAGTGACGGTACACAATTACCAAATGTTTCTACAGAAGCAAAGGCTTTATTAAACCAACCAAAAAATTTACCCTCAAAATTCCAATACGATTCAGGTTATGATATTCCCTATCCTGAAGACGGGGTAAAAGGGATTTACCTATCAGCTATCGGTGCCACTGACCAAGCCCTATTTGATGAAAATATGGCCCTTTTAGATGAAACCAATCTAAATTCTGTTGTATTAGATGTCAAAGACGACTACGGGAACATTACTATGGACCTACCGTCAGAAGATGATACGGTCAACAACAACGAGACAGATAGTATTGATGGCGAAGGCATTATGCAAACCTTCCAAGATAAACAAATCTATCCAATCGCTCGTATCACAACCTTTAAAGATACCAACCTAGCCAACGCTGATCCATCTCGTTCCTTCCTAACAGAATCTGGTGAAGTATGGACTAACGATGGTGGCGATGCCTTCCTAAACCCATACAACAAAGATAACTGGGAATACCTTGTAGAAGTCGCTAAATCAGCCGCTCGCGCTGGTTATAAAGATATCCAATTTGACTATGTCCGCTTCCCAGAAGGATTTGAAACTTTCGGTGAAACCTTAACTTACGATATGGGTGACTACGCTGAATATGGAAAAGCTTCAACTGAAGCCCGTCAAATGGTTATCGCAGACTTCCTAGCTTATGCCCGTGAAGAACTTGAACCATATGGTGTAGATGTTTCTGCAGATATCTTTGGTTACGTGACAGATGTTGTCGCAACACCTGGTATCGGTCAAAACTACAACATGATCGCAGAAAATGTCGATGTCATTTCATCAATGATTTACCCTTCTCACTGGGGTCCTGGCTACTTCGACTTAGACTACCCAGACTTGTACCCATATGAAGTTGTACAAGCTTATATGGAAAAAGAGAATGCTTTAAATGCTGAGCTGGAAGATGCACCAGTATCTAGACCTTGGTTACAAGACTTTACCGCATCATACCTAACGGAAGGTACTTATGCTGAGTACGGCGCGGCCGAAGTACAAGAACAAATTGACGCTGTTATTGAAAGTGGCGCCAACGAATACCTACTTTGGGATGCATCGAACACCTACACAAGAGGTGTAGATTACAAATAG
- a CDS encoding VIT1/CCC1 transporter family protein, with amino-acid sequence MSKANRFNFRMNSDYVKSMVYGGLDGIITTFAVVSGVTGGALDFQIVIVLGFSNLLADGLSMAVGDYLSSKSENEFITKEIEQHQSNFKYDFQTELNDFKEYYTNKGLTETDASLISETLAKYPEVIEQERINMIFGTAETEAHPIYNALITFCSFILYGFIPLIAYVFASFSTFLMENTFVVASILTGLTLFILGAVKSKLTLTNWARSGMEMLLVGGAASLIAYMIGFILGS; translated from the coding sequence ATGAGTAAAGCTAATAGATTCAATTTTCGTATGAATAGTGATTATGTGAAAAGTATGGTCTATGGTGGTTTAGATGGCATAATAACAACTTTTGCAGTAGTTTCCGGCGTGACTGGCGGTGCTTTAGACTTTCAGATTGTAATTGTCCTAGGATTCTCAAACTTATTAGCGGATGGTCTTTCAATGGCTGTCGGCGATTACTTATCTTCTAAGTCAGAAAACGAATTTATCACCAAAGAAATTGAACAACACCAATCTAATTTCAAATATGATTTTCAAACTGAGCTAAACGATTTCAAGGAATACTATACAAACAAAGGGCTTACAGAAACAGATGCTTCACTAATTTCAGAAACATTAGCTAAATATCCAGAAGTAATCGAACAAGAACGGATAAATATGATCTTTGGCACTGCTGAAACAGAAGCACATCCTATATATAATGCTTTAATTACTTTTTGCTCATTTATTTTGTATGGATTTATTCCCTTGATTGCATATGTCTTTGCTTCATTTTCAACATTTCTTATGGAAAATACTTTTGTAGTTGCAAGTATCTTAACTGGACTTACGCTATTTATTTTAGGTGCAGTTAAATCAAAGTTAACTTTAACAAACTGGGCCCGCTCTGGTATGGAAATGTTATTAGTAGGAGGTGCAGCTTCATTAATTGCTTATATGATAGGTTTTATTTTGGGCAGTTAG
- a CDS encoding cysteine hydrolase family protein yields the protein MGKEALIIVDMSNDFVAPDGSLTVGQPGQAIVPYIKSLAEDFVSQGKDVVVAMDAHQVDDPHFKLWPAHNVVGTEGQALYGELQDWFQANQDNELVTYLPKENYNSFFKTGLAELLLNKDVDTVHVVGVTTDICVFNTVSGADAYGFQTKVHANGVATFTDLGDTMLEHMTRCFHTEIIK from the coding sequence ATGGGTAAAGAAGCATTAATCATTGTAGATATGAGTAACGATTTTGTAGCGCCAGACGGTTCTTTAACTGTTGGCCAACCAGGTCAAGCCATCGTTCCCTACATTAAATCTCTGGCAGAAGACTTTGTCAGCCAAGGGAAGGATGTGGTCGTGGCCATGGACGCTCATCAAGTGGATGATCCCCACTTTAAATTGTGGCCGGCCCATAATGTGGTTGGGACAGAAGGGCAAGCACTTTATGGTGAATTGCAGGACTGGTTCCAAGCCAACCAAGACAATGAATTGGTCACATACCTACCTAAAGAAAATTACAATAGCTTCTTTAAGACTGGTTTGGCGGAGTTGTTGCTTAATAAAGACGTTGATACAGTCCATGTTGTTGGTGTAACCACAGATATTTGTGTGTTCAATACGGTTAGTGGGGCAGATGCCTATGGCTTTCAAACTAAGGTCCATGCTAATGGTGTTGCAACCTTTACAGATTTAGGAGACACTATGCTTGAACATATGACACGGTGTTTCCACACTGAAATCATCAAGTAA
- a CDS encoding Lrp/AsnC family transcriptional regulator, with product MNIEQKKELLAILAQDARLAPKTIANMIEANEEEVVAQIAAYEKDNVIAGYHTMINWDVADDNLLSAMVEVNVDLHHGVSYQDIAETIYQYDQVESLYLMSGTYDFLLLTKRLTMVDISKFISKLAAIDEVSATTTHIVMNRYKEQGVVYKDIKEDGGRMVISQ from the coding sequence ATGAACATCGAACAGAAAAAAGAATTGTTAGCTATCTTAGCACAGGATGCGCGATTAGCACCTAAAACTATTGCTAACATGATTGAAGCTAACGAAGAAGAAGTCGTTGCGCAAATCGCTGCTTATGAAAAAGATAACGTGATTGCCGGCTACCACACCATGATCAACTGGGACGTTGCCGATGACAACTTGCTATCAGCGATGGTAGAAGTCAATGTTGATTTACACCACGGTGTATCTTATCAAGACATTGCAGAAACCATTTACCAATATGACCAAGTAGAATCTTTATACTTGATGTCAGGTACTTATGATTTCCTATTATTAACCAAGCGTTTAACGATGGTAGATATCTCTAAATTTATCTCTAAATTAGCAGCTATCGACGAAGTTAGCGCTACAACAACCCACATTGTAATGAACCGCTATAAAGAACAAGGGGTTGTCTATAAAGATATCAAAGAAGATGGTGGGCGTATGGTGATCTCACAATGA
- a CDS encoding DUF1002 domain-containing protein has translation MEKFTKRILLTSGVLALGLAVAAPNKLADKVAIDPMFTYGETLDDSQYTETKELLGVEDGVTEIEVAVNELNDLLQDSYPYNQVYSSAYITPADNDGGVTVEIETPDTITDITEAQYENAAITAGAVDVDIKVASAVTVDGSGALAGVYKAFEDSGYSLDDDARQVAQDELAVTSSITQENEDTEGYSDSDMNAAIADIKAQIADLKDQNGGSISVDEITVIVNNVVNNYNLNGVISEDNIQAIIDQMKNFSNLELSEEQKTQLSNLASSLSDAASNVAASASSAIENADTEQLQEDAIGIWDRILSIIDNIFGTSFSDNKENNNE, from the coding sequence ATGGAAAAGTTTACAAAACGAATTTTATTAACTAGTGGTGTTTTAGCTTTAGGACTTGCCGTAGCTGCACCAAATAAATTAGCAGATAAGGTCGCTATTGACCCGATGTTTACATACGGGGAAACTTTAGACGATAGCCAATATACTGAAACAAAAGAGTTATTAGGTGTTGAAGATGGCGTGACTGAAATCGAAGTGGCTGTTAATGAATTAAATGACTTATTACAAGATAGCTACCCATACAACCAAGTCTACTCTTCAGCTTATATCACACCAGCTGATAACGATGGTGGCGTAACGGTTGAAATCGAAACACCAGATACAATTACAGATATCACTGAAGCCCAATATGAGAATGCGGCCATTACTGCGGGTGCAGTTGACGTAGATATTAAAGTTGCTTCTGCTGTTACAGTAGATGGTTCAGGTGCCTTAGCGGGTGTTTATAAAGCCTTTGAAGATTCTGGTTATTCATTAGATGATGATGCCCGTCAAGTAGCGCAAGATGAGTTAGCCGTTACTTCTTCTATTACCCAAGAAAATGAAGATACTGAAGGTTACTCTGATAGCGACATGAACGCTGCGATTGCGGATATTAAAGCGCAAATTGCTGACTTGAAAGACCAAAATGGTGGCTCAATTTCAGTGGATGAAATTACTGTTATCGTGAATAATGTGGTCAATAACTACAACTTAAATGGTGTGATCTCTGAAGACAATATCCAAGCGATTATTGATCAAATGAAAAACTTCTCTAACCTTGAGTTAAGTGAAGAGCAAAAAACACAATTATCTAACTTAGCAAGCTCATTGTCTGACGCTGCAAGTAACGTTGCCGCTTCTGCTTCATCTGCAATCGAAAATGCAGATACTGAGCAATTACAAGAAGATGCTATAGGTATTTGGGACCGTATCTTATCCATTATTGATAACATCTTCGGGACTAGCTTCTCAGATAACAAAGAAAACAATAACGAATAG